One Citricoccus sp. K5 DNA window includes the following coding sequences:
- a CDS encoding NAD(P)-dependent alcohol dehydrogenase, with translation MKTTAAVLEAQGSDFTLQEITISDPGPGEVLFEVVGVGLCHTDLAVREGHLPFPFPGVVGHEGSGTVVAVGEGVTKVAVGDRIAASFNSCGQCTQCTTDQPAYCAEFMGRNFGGTRADGTSALRAGDQQVGSNFFGQSSFARHAIAHERNVVPVPESVRLELAGPLGCGVQTGAGAVLQSLNCEQGSSLLVTGGGPVGLSGVLAAVVRGVETIIVSEPMAQRREFALSLGATHALDPLARPLSEQVREILPEGVRYVLDTTAIVPVVTEIIASMAQRGHLGMVGVPSNPEAALNVNLLEMQARGLSFTGIVEGNSDPDAFIPELIRLYEQGRFPFDRLITTMPFEQINEAVAAQANGEAVKVVLVHS, from the coding sequence ATGAAAACCACCGCAGCCGTCCTCGAAGCCCAGGGCAGCGACTTCACCCTGCAGGAGATCACCATCTCGGATCCCGGGCCCGGTGAGGTCCTCTTCGAGGTGGTCGGAGTCGGCCTCTGCCATACCGACCTGGCGGTGCGGGAGGGGCACCTGCCGTTCCCGTTCCCGGGGGTCGTGGGCCACGAGGGCAGCGGCACCGTGGTCGCCGTGGGCGAGGGCGTCACCAAGGTCGCCGTCGGAGACCGGATCGCTGCGAGCTTCAACAGCTGTGGGCAGTGCACGCAGTGCACCACCGACCAGCCCGCCTACTGCGCGGAGTTCATGGGGCGGAACTTCGGCGGTACCCGTGCGGACGGCACCAGCGCGCTGCGCGCCGGTGATCAGCAGGTCGGGTCGAACTTCTTCGGCCAGTCCTCCTTCGCCCGGCACGCCATCGCACACGAGCGAAATGTGGTCCCCGTGCCCGAGTCAGTCCGCCTGGAATTGGCCGGTCCACTGGGATGCGGTGTCCAGACAGGGGCCGGTGCCGTGTTGCAGTCCTTGAACTGCGAGCAGGGCTCGTCGCTCCTGGTCACCGGAGGCGGGCCGGTCGGGCTCTCCGGCGTCCTCGCGGCGGTAGTCCGCGGGGTGGAGACGATCATCGTGTCCGAGCCGATGGCCCAGCGGCGCGAGTTCGCGCTCTCTCTGGGCGCCACCCACGCACTCGATCCGCTGGCGCGCCCGCTGTCCGAGCAGGTCCGCGAAATCCTTCCGGAGGGCGTGCGCTACGTGCTGGACACCACCGCCATCGTGCCCGTGGTCACCGAGATCATCGCGTCCATGGCGCAACGGGGGCACCTGGGCATGGTGGGGGTGCCCTCGAACCCCGAGGCGGCGCTCAACGTCAACCTGCTGGAGATGCAGGCCCGCGGGCTGAGCTTCACCGGCATCGTCGAGGGCAACAGCGATCCCGACGCGTTCATCCCCGAGTTGATCCGCCTGTACGAGCAGGGTCGGTTCCCTTTCGATCGACTGATCACCACCATGCCGTTTGAGCAGATCAATGAGGCGGTCGCCGCCCAGGCCAACGGGGAGGCCGTCAAGGTCGTCCTCGTCCACAGTTGA
- a CDS encoding NAD(P)/FAD-dependent oxidoreductase yields the protein MSPRKVVVVGAGHAGGTFVALLRREGFDGEITMVGTEVNAPYHRPPLSKSFGGGRGGENRGAPAKWLYDPAFYQEQGIDLRLSETVTSVDRGGRSVTLRGGAVLDYDVLVLATGAEPRRLGLPGEGLEGIHTLRDVGDAVRLDEAITSGRPLAIVGGGYIGLEVAAAARAHGVDVTVIEREDRLLARVASPALSGLLSEHHRASGTAILTGAQTVGYVCDAGRVGGVRLADDTVIPCGTVLVGAGAVPRQALAEQAGLECGNGVMVDARCRTSDESILAIGDVTNRPVDGLEIMDGRMRVESIPSAVDQARHAVDVVLGRPAQDHEVPWFWSDQFDLRIKIAGIVHGDYETVQRGDPAAGSFALYHLRSGRLVAVETVNAPKDFMVSKRMLSTGCPVDAEALRDPEADLKLLLAAA from the coding sequence GTGAGTCCGCGCAAGGTCGTCGTGGTGGGGGCCGGCCACGCCGGCGGCACCTTCGTTGCGCTGCTGCGCCGAGAGGGCTTCGACGGAGAGATCACCATGGTGGGCACCGAGGTCAACGCTCCGTACCACCGGCCGCCGCTGTCCAAGTCCTTCGGCGGGGGCAGAGGCGGTGAGAACCGAGGTGCACCCGCGAAATGGCTCTATGACCCGGCTTTCTACCAGGAACAGGGGATCGATCTCCGCCTGAGCGAGACCGTCACCTCCGTGGACCGGGGCGGCCGCTCGGTCACCCTGAGAGGTGGAGCCGTCCTCGACTATGACGTGCTCGTGTTGGCCACCGGCGCCGAACCCCGCCGCCTCGGTCTCCCGGGTGAGGGACTGGAGGGGATCCACACCCTCCGGGACGTCGGTGATGCCGTACGGCTGGACGAGGCCATCACCTCGGGCCGGCCGCTGGCGATCGTCGGTGGCGGCTATATCGGCCTGGAGGTCGCCGCGGCGGCCAGGGCGCACGGCGTGGACGTGACCGTGATCGAACGCGAGGACCGCCTCCTCGCCAGGGTCGCGAGCCCGGCGCTCTCAGGGCTGCTGTCCGAGCACCACCGGGCCAGCGGCACCGCGATCCTCACCGGAGCGCAGACCGTCGGCTATGTGTGCGACGCCGGCCGGGTTGGCGGGGTGCGCCTGGCCGATGACACGGTCATCCCCTGCGGCACCGTCCTCGTCGGAGCCGGAGCCGTGCCCCGGCAGGCCCTCGCGGAGCAGGCGGGGCTGGAGTGCGGCAACGGCGTCATGGTTGACGCGCGGTGCCGCACCTCCGACGAGTCGATCCTGGCGATCGGTGACGTCACCAACCGACCGGTGGACGGGTTGGAGATCATGGACGGTCGCATGCGGGTGGAGAGCATCCCCAGCGCGGTCGACCAGGCTCGGCATGCCGTCGATGTCGTCCTGGGCCGGCCGGCCCAGGACCATGAGGTCCCGTGGTTCTGGTCCGATCAGTTCGATCTGAGGATCAAGATCGCCGGGATCGTCCACGGTGACTACGAGACGGTCCAGCGCGGGGATCCGGCGGCCGGAAGTTTCGCTCTTTACCACCTGCGGAGTGGCCGACTGGTCGCCGTCGAGACCGTGAATGCTCCCAAGGACTTCATGGTCTCCAAGCGGATGCTCTCCACCGGGTGCCCCGTCGACGCCGAGGCACTGCGTGACCCCGAGGCGGATCTGAAGCTCCTCCTCGCCGCCGCCTGA
- a CDS encoding CoA ester lyase, giving the protein MTAADRIPGPSILFCPADRPDRYAKAAAVADAVILDLEDAVAPADKAAAREHVAASTLDPERTIVRVNPVGGETAEEHRLDLTALDGGRYRTLMVAKVEDPAQLDHLHEADYRVIALCETAAGVEHAFEIARHQAVVALMWGAEDLVASMAGKSSRFAEGPRAGQYREVARYARSRVLIAANAAGKVAVDTVYMDIADLDGLQAEAEDAVASGFAATACIHPSQAETVRQAYAPSAEESEWAEAVLAEAEVQPGVFRFRGRMVDEPILRQARRIVG; this is encoded by the coding sequence ATGACCGCGGCCGACCGGATTCCGGGCCCGTCCATCCTGTTCTGCCCCGCCGACCGGCCCGACCGGTACGCCAAGGCCGCCGCCGTGGCCGATGCCGTGATCCTCGACCTGGAGGACGCCGTGGCGCCCGCGGACAAGGCGGCGGCGCGGGAGCACGTTGCCGCCTCGACCCTGGACCCGGAGCGCACCATCGTCCGGGTCAACCCGGTGGGCGGTGAGACGGCGGAGGAACACCGCCTAGACCTGACGGCGCTCGACGGCGGCAGGTACCGGACACTGATGGTCGCCAAGGTCGAGGACCCGGCCCAACTGGACCACCTCCACGAGGCCGACTACCGGGTTATCGCCCTGTGCGAGACGGCCGCCGGGGTGGAGCATGCCTTCGAGATCGCCCGGCACCAGGCCGTCGTCGCGCTGATGTGGGGCGCCGAGGACCTCGTGGCCTCCATGGCGGGCAAGTCCAGCCGCTTCGCGGAGGGTCCGCGCGCCGGGCAGTATCGCGAGGTGGCCCGGTACGCGCGCTCGCGGGTGCTGATTGCCGCCAACGCCGCCGGGAAGGTCGCGGTGGACACGGTGTACATGGATATCGCCGACCTGGACGGTCTGCAGGCCGAGGCCGAGGACGCGGTGGCCTCGGGCTTCGCCGCCACGGCGTGCATCCACCCCTCCCAGGCGGAGACGGTCCGGCAGGCCTATGCCCCGAGCGCCGAGGAGAGCGAGTGGGCCGAGGCGGTGCTGGCCGAGGCGGAGGTGCAGCCGGGGGTCTTCCGGTTCCGGGGGCGCATGGTGGACGAGCCGATCCTGCGGCAGGCCCGGCGGATCGTGGGGTGA
- a CDS encoding cytochrome P450 yields the protein MSVTQDSPDTLVPDHIARQVVTPEGHRDDEALFEAYRWLRDNAPLAKVHVEGYDPLWLLTKHADIMEVERQPQIFSNGGPEIGSHNPNLGSQADDAFHRQLTGGSLRVIDSLTYLDPPEHTMVRDIATDWFRPVTLKKWEDEIRVLAREAIEARLRPGTNELDFVKEFTVYYPLHVIMTLFGVPAEDEPRMMALTQDFFGTADPDAQREDVEPLSPGAAAEQFSAAIQDFYAYFDRLIEDRRAEPRDDLASIIANARTEDGEYFARSYAYGWFIAIATAGHDTTSSTLATCLEALAQNPDQLAAVQADPSRIPDLVNESLRWASPVKQFTRMALEPYELRGQKIEAGDRLVTLYQSANRDEDIFEDPYAFRYDRKPNKHIAFGYGPHMCIGQHLAKMELRVMLEELLPRIASLQLTGERKVVQTNFVGGLKNRPLVLELS from the coding sequence ATGAGCGTCACCCAGGATTCCCCGGACACGTTGGTCCCCGACCACATCGCACGCCAGGTCGTCACGCCGGAGGGCCACCGCGATGACGAGGCCCTCTTCGAGGCCTACCGGTGGTTGCGCGACAACGCCCCGCTCGCCAAGGTCCACGTCGAGGGCTATGACCCTCTCTGGCTGCTCACCAAACACGCGGATATCATGGAGGTCGAGCGGCAGCCGCAGATCTTCTCCAACGGCGGTCCGGAGATCGGCTCTCACAACCCCAACCTCGGCAGCCAGGCCGACGACGCCTTCCACCGGCAGCTCACCGGGGGCAGCCTGCGGGTGATCGACTCCCTCACCTACCTCGACCCGCCCGAGCACACCATGGTCCGGGACATCGCCACCGACTGGTTCCGTCCCGTCACCCTGAAGAAGTGGGAGGACGAGATCCGCGTCCTGGCCCGGGAGGCCATCGAAGCGCGGTTGCGCCCCGGGACCAACGAGCTGGACTTTGTCAAGGAGTTCACGGTCTACTACCCCCTGCACGTCATCATGACCCTGTTCGGCGTCCCGGCCGAGGACGAGCCCCGCATGATGGCGCTGACCCAGGACTTCTTCGGCACCGCGGATCCGGACGCGCAACGCGAGGACGTGGAGCCGTTGTCCCCGGGAGCCGCGGCGGAGCAGTTCTCCGCGGCCATCCAGGACTTCTACGCCTACTTCGACCGGTTGATCGAGGACCGCCGGGCCGAGCCGCGGGACGACCTCGCGTCCATCATCGCGAACGCACGCACGGAGGACGGCGAGTACTTCGCCCGCAGCTACGCCTACGGCTGGTTCATTGCCATCGCCACCGCAGGCCACGACACGACGTCGAGCACCCTGGCCACCTGCCTCGAGGCGCTCGCACAGAACCCCGACCAGTTGGCCGCCGTACAGGCCGATCCCTCCCGGATCCCGGACCTGGTCAACGAGTCGCTGCGTTGGGCCTCGCCCGTCAAGCAGTTCACCCGGATGGCACTGGAGCCCTACGAGCTGCGGGGCCAGAAGATCGAGGCCGGCGATCGCCTGGTCACCCTCTACCAGTCGGCGAACCGAGATGAGGACATCTTCGAGGATCCCTACGCGTTCCGCTACGACCGCAAGCCGAACAAGCACATCGCATTCGGCTACGGCCCTCACATGTGCATCGGCCAGCACCTGGCCAAGATGGAGCTGCGGGTCATGCTCGAGGAGCTGCTGCCGCGCATCGCGTCCCTGCAGCTGACCGGGGAGCGGAAGGTCGTCCAGACGAACTTCGTGGGCGGGCTGAAGAACCGCCCCCTGGTCCTGGAGCTGTCGTGA
- a CDS encoding 2Fe-2S iron-sulfur cluster-binding protein has translation MPTITYVLPDGTEQQMDVPCGQSVMDGSVRNNLPGIVAECGGSCSCATCHVFLEHAPDGAFDEPMTEETDLVEFLEDAAPNSRLSCQLIVSENADGARVRVSTANG, from the coding sequence ATGCCCACCATCACCTATGTCCTCCCCGACGGAACCGAACAGCAGATGGACGTCCCCTGCGGGCAGTCCGTGATGGACGGTTCGGTGCGCAACAACCTCCCTGGCATCGTGGCCGAGTGCGGCGGCAGCTGCTCCTGCGCTACCTGCCACGTCTTCCTGGAGCACGCCCCGGACGGGGCCTTCGACGAGCCCATGACGGAGGAGACCGACCTCGTGGAGTTCCTCGAGGACGCCGCACCGAACTCCCGGCTCTCGTGCCAGCTCATCGTCTCCGAGAACGCGGACGGCGCCCGAGTGCGAGTGTCCACCGCCAACGGCTGA
- a CDS encoding helix-turn-helix transcriptional regulator produces MPESTQELIEQVHHTLERVAGLSRRSYQRADVQDRIPALDAALARAEAVVRGLANRTKRTPSSAPNRGVMDLFTLLADLGDLRNRLLMHQLSGRHEVIHRMNEALSRLRSAETVQEFVDQVPVEVVNLGYVRSLYSSAESMQWIARSAHSTQGPEESLLLLEAGQQDPLRDIHDLYEAEMVRERHPILRHGIRKSRRVHPEIIKVTESDSYVASPLVLDGQVRAFVSVDVNAESGTVDAFDLELMGLFTTGAAIVLDRLGVPRHLDSVAGAERAIGAGSGNGGGMPPDLTRRELEVLGLVAEGLSNAAIAQRLVISEGTAKTHVKSILRKLGASNRTQAAAFLRRG; encoded by the coding sequence GTGCCTGAATCCACCCAGGAGCTGATCGAGCAAGTTCACCACACCCTGGAGCGGGTGGCCGGCCTCAGTCGTCGTTCCTACCAACGGGCCGATGTGCAGGACCGCATCCCTGCACTGGATGCAGCGCTTGCTCGAGCGGAGGCGGTGGTGCGCGGCCTGGCCAACCGGACCAAGAGGACGCCGAGCTCGGCGCCGAATCGTGGGGTGATGGATCTCTTCACCCTGCTGGCTGATCTCGGCGACCTCAGGAATCGCTTGCTCATGCACCAGCTGTCTGGTCGGCATGAGGTGATCCACCGGATGAACGAGGCGCTGAGCCGGCTGCGTTCAGCGGAGACGGTGCAGGAGTTCGTCGACCAGGTGCCCGTGGAGGTCGTGAATCTGGGGTATGTCCGTTCCCTCTATTCCTCGGCGGAAAGCATGCAATGGATCGCCCGGTCCGCGCACTCGACGCAAGGCCCGGAGGAGAGTCTTCTCCTGCTGGAGGCAGGGCAACAGGATCCTCTGCGTGATATCCACGACCTGTACGAGGCCGAGATGGTCCGGGAGCGCCACCCCATCCTGCGCCATGGGATCCGGAAGAGCCGGCGAGTCCACCCGGAGATCATCAAGGTCACGGAATCTGATTCCTATGTGGCATCACCTCTCGTCCTGGACGGACAGGTCAGGGCCTTTGTCAGCGTGGACGTCAACGCCGAAAGCGGTACCGTCGACGCGTTCGATTTGGAGCTGATGGGGCTGTTCACGACGGGCGCTGCGATTGTGCTGGACCGGCTCGGAGTCCCACGTCACCTCGACTCGGTGGCCGGTGCTGAGCGGGCGATCGGGGCCGGATCGGGCAACGGAGGTGGCATGCCTCCGGACCTGACCCGGCGCGAACTGGAGGTTCTCGGATTGGTGGCTGAGGGCCTGTCCAATGCGGCCATCGCCCAGCGGCTCGTCATCAGCGAGGGGACCGCCAAGACGCATGTGAAGAGCATCTTGCGGAAGCTGGGTGCCTCGAACCGTACCCAAGCGGCCGCCTTCCTGCGGCGGGGTTGA
- a CDS encoding MaoC family dehydratase codes for MSGERNERRIVQRGLYFDEMEEGTVYVHSPGRTVTEADNVLFTTQTMNTQSLHLDAAWSADTEFGEPLVNSMFTLSTLVGLSVAQLTQGTIVANLGFSEVRFPAPMRHGDTLYAETLIAGKRRSQSRPLQGIVEFHHTARNQDGVVVAVAKRSTLMQVSPEALEGEGAAEGAGGADVGRPTSGGVA; via the coding sequence ATGAGCGGGGAGCGGAACGAACGGCGGATTGTCCAGCGGGGACTGTACTTCGACGAGATGGAGGAAGGGACCGTCTACGTCCACAGCCCCGGCCGCACGGTGACCGAGGCGGACAACGTCCTGTTCACCACCCAGACCATGAACACCCAGTCCCTGCACCTGGACGCCGCCTGGTCCGCGGACACCGAGTTCGGCGAACCATTGGTCAACAGCATGTTCACCCTCTCCACGCTGGTCGGACTGTCCGTGGCGCAGCTGACCCAGGGGACCATCGTGGCCAACCTCGGCTTCAGTGAGGTGAGGTTCCCGGCCCCGATGCGGCATGGGGACACCCTGTATGCGGAGACGTTGATCGCCGGGAAACGGCGCTCGCAGTCCCGCCCGCTCCAGGGGATCGTGGAGTTCCACCACACCGCGCGGAACCAGGACGGGGTGGTGGTGGCCGTGGCGAAGCGGTCCACGTTGATGCAGGTCTCTCCGGAGGCGCTCGAGGGGGAAGGCGCCGCGGAAGGTGCCGGGGGGGCGGACGTCGGGCGGCCGACGTCGGGCGGTGTGGCATGA